The genome window CAGGATTAAGACCGCCTTCGGCTTTACAAAAAATATAAGCCTCGGGCTGAATTATTACAATACCTGGACAGTTCGACCGGTTCCATCAGCCACTAATAGAAATGGTAACGCGTCTACGGAACATTTGGGGCAGGTGGATTTCCTCTTCACGTTCTAAAGGCAATGCTCCGGATATATTCAGTTAAAAAAAGGGGGGCATTCACCCCCCCTTTTTTTTATTTTATAGCCCTATATTCAATCGAATTAAATCTCCTGCGGAAGCTCTCCAATGAACTACCCCGCAGCAGAGCTTCGAGGAATCTATTGATTCAAATAAACAGGGAGCCAAACATTATATTTTACTCTTTAAAGATAATTGTCCCCACACGTTCCCCGTTCAGGGCTCGTGTTATGTTCCCTTCCTCCAGACCGTTGATGATCTGAAGTTCGGTAAGGACCTCACTGTTCTGGAGAATTTCAAGGCATGGACGTTCAATGATAAGATCTTCCAAATCCTTATCCATCAAGGTCCTTGCGCCAATTTCAGGGATAAATTCAACCTGGGGATTCTTCTTTGGGTCATCCGTGTATAGACCTTTCTCATCTTTAACAAAGATACATTTACGGGCGCCAATCAGATTTGCCATAAGCAGTGTACCTACATCCGTGCGATGAACAGGGATACGTCCTTTAACCGGAGGCAATGCGAAGTAGTCATAGGGGGGCATACCGTGCATAACCGGAATGCACCCCTGTGCAAAATAATTGGTAAGTTTGACAATCTCATCGTGACCGATTTTTATTCCGCCGTGTTGTGCAAGAAGCATTGAAACAAGCAGCGCGTTTTGTTCGGATATGGAACTTCCGAATTTTGCCAGAATACCCGTCGGCATACCAAGCTCAAGACCAATCGTGTAAATATGACGACTTCTCGTGCCGCCACCGGTTGTAATGAGCATCTTATGATTCTTGCTGTTCTCAATAATTTCATGAATAATCGCAGGAAGTGCCTTGGCGCCCCTATCGCAGATAGATTGACCGCCAATCTTGAG of Pseudomonadota bacterium contains these proteins:
- a CDS encoding uridine kinase yields the protein MTLIRERDGRRLHIKSKLMGESLVGKAFVEELEIAPQARLFPDVNVLKIGGQSICDRGAKALPAIIHEIIENSKNHKMLITTGGGTRSRHIYTIGLELGMPTGILAKFGSSISEQNALLVSMLLAQHGGIKIGHDEIVKLTNYFAQGCIPVMHGMPPYDYFALPPVKGRIPVHRTDVGTLLMANLIGARKCIFVKDEKGLYTDDPKKNPQVEFIPEIGARTLMDKDLEDLIIERPCLEILQNSEVLTELQIINGLEEGNITRALNGERVGTIIFKE